The Nitrospira sp. sequence TGCAGCCGCTCGATGACCCGATCACCGACCAGGACTTCTCCATAAATACGGATCTTTCTCGAGTCCCAATCTCCATGAGGGCGAACCAAAGAACCGGACAGCGTGCGGACGAAGGCTCGCAATTTGACGTCGTCTTTGGCGATCAACGGATCACGCGGCGTTGGCCGTTCGATCTGAACTAGGTAGCCGGAAAGGTGCAGCACGATCCCGTCATCCGTCAGATCATGTCCCGGTATCAATAAAAGCGTCTTACTGGTCTTCTGCGTTGAAGCCGGATAGGCCAGCGGTCCCTCGGCGGAGATGTCCACCAACGTCGGTTTCTGCAACTCCAACGTCGTGGTGAAGGAGGCGGAGGGACGAGAACTGTAGATCGGCTCTTCCATCATGTGGGGAGTGCGCATGATCTGATTCTGATCGCCGGCCTCTCCTTGCTGCAGGCCGGTGGCCAGGATGCGGCCGCTGGCAATGTCGGTGATAGTCACCCGAGCTCCACCCACCTCGCGGCCCAACACCATCGCCCCATGTGCGACAACTCGTACGAGGACCGTCGTCGGTTGTGGACTGTTGAGCGACGAATCTGGCGGGGTTTGGCTTTGGACTGGAGCCGGAAGGCAGGGAAGCAGGGTGAACGAGAGGACCAATCCAAGCCGGACGAGGACGGACTGCGTCATTTTACTTTGGTGCCGGGATCGACTTCTTCCAGAACGGTAAGCAGGCCTCGTACGTCGGCATCGCCCGCCGCCAGCACCATCCCCTGCGACTCGATCCCCATGAGCTTGGCCGGCTTGAGATTGGCCACAATGACGATCGTCTTACCGATGAGCGTGTCCGGTTCATATTTCTTGCCGATGCCCGCGACGATTTGACGCTGTTCCGTGCCGAGAGACACTTGGAGTTTGATCAACTTTTCCGATTTCGGTACGCGCTCGGCGGAGAGCACCTTGGCGGTCTTGAGCTGAATCTTCATGAATTCGTCGATTGTGATCTGCGGCGGCGCGGCTACGGCTGCCGGAGCAGCGGGTGTGACGGGTGCAGCAGGGGCCGGTTGTGGAGTTGCGGATGTGTCGTTCACGGATTTGGCTCCTTGTGGTTTCGATTCGATGCGTGGGAAGAGTGACGGCCCCTTGTGAATAAGGGTGCCAGGCGTTAGGCCGCCCCACTCCAATTTGTTTTTCAACAAAGGCGCTATGAATTCGGCTGAGATGCCCAATTGAGAGCAGATCGACTGCGCGCTCGACGGCATAAAAGGATATGTGGCCAGGCTGAGGCAACGGAGGATCTCCGCCATGGTGTAGAGGACTGTCCTCAGTTGTTCCGCGTCACTCTCTTTCTTTGCCAGTGTCCAAGGTGCAGTTTTGTCGACATATTGATTGGCCAGTTGAACGACTTGCCAAATTGCTTCCAGGGCTCGATTGAACTCCAACTGCTCCATATGGCGCGGCAACACCTCATTCAAGAGCGTCATGGTGGCTTGTTGCAGCTCTTGCTCTGCCGGCCCGATCTCTTTTGGATTGGGTATCAGCCCTGCTTGAGTCCGTTCAATGAGGGTCAATGTGCGACTGAGGAGATTGCCGAGACCATTGGCAAGATCGCTATTGATTCGTGTGAGCATGGCGGAGAGGGAAAAATCTCCGTCCTGTCCGAACGGCACTTCACGGAGCAGGAAGTAGCGAAAAGCATCGACCCCATAAACTTCCGACATTTTGTAAGGATCGACGACGTTGCCGCGGCTCTTGGACATCTTCTCGCCGTCCACCGTCCACCAGCCATGGGCGAAGATGGTTTCGGGTAAGGGAAGATTCAACGCCATGAGCATGGTGGACCAATACACGGCGTGCGTCGTCAGGATGTCCTTGCCGACCAGATGGACATCGGCGGGCCAGAATCGGTTCCCGGCCGGTTGTGCTCGTGGCAGATATTCCAGCGCGGACACGTAGTTGACCAGCGCATCGAACCAGACGTAGGTCACATAGTCCTTATCGAAGGGGAGTTCGATCCCCCAAGACAGTCGTGATTTCGGTCTGGAGATTGAAAGATCACCGAGTTTCTGCGTCTGGAGGAAGCCGAGGACTTCATTCCGTCGGGATTCCGGCCTGATGAAGGAGGGGTGTTTCTTAATGTGGTCAAGCAGTCGGTCTTGGTACTGGCCCATTTTGAAGAAGTAGTTGTGCTCACTGAGCTGCTCGACGGGACGTTTGCAGTCGGGACAGAGTCCGGACTCTACGTCTTTCTCGGTCCAGAACCGCTCATCAAACGTGCAGTACCATCCGGTGTAGGAATCCTTGTAAATCAGCGTCTCGTCGTAGAGTCGTTGAAGATACCGTTGGACGACGAGTGTGTGCTGTGCATCCGTTGTCCTGATGAATGCGTCGTTGGAGATGTTGAGGCGTTGCCACAGCGTTTGAAACTGTGGCGCGAGTTTGTCGCAATGCGTCTGCGGGGGGATGCCGGCCTTGGCGGCAGCCTGCTGAACTTTTTGCCCGTGTTCATCGAGACCGGTGAGAAAGAACACCTCGCGCCCGCGCAGCCGGCAATAGCGCGCCAGCACGTCCGCCGCGACCGTGGTGTAGGCGTGGCCGATATGCGGGACATCGTTGACGTAGTAGATCGGGGTGGTGATGTAAAAGGTGTGATCTTCTGCCACGATGAAGGCAAGATAGCAGGTTGACGGCGATTATTTCTAGGCGGAGATCCCGGCAGGGACCAGGCCAAGCGCTTCGCGCAGGCGAAGAAAGGTGGTCTCCAGCGCCATCTGCATGTTCAAGTGCCGCGTGGCTTGCTGCTCGATGCGCTCGATGTCATTCAAGAGAGTGAGCAACGTGTCGATGTCCGCTCGTTGGGCGTATCGACGCAATTCGGCAAGTTGATCGACGTGAAGAATCTGGTCGTGATCTCCTCCCACGATGACGAGGACCAGATCGCGGATCCATCGCGTGAGCCAGTTGAGCGTCTCCTCTCCCCGGTCTGTCTTGGCCAGACTCTCGGCTGCGGAGAGGACGGTGCTGCTCGACGTCAAAGATTCCGGCTTCACCAAGGCCAGGCATTCTTGTTGTCGTGCTCGAACGTCCGCCACATTCGCCGTGAGGGCCTCTCCGATACGTCCATCGGTAAGCACGGCGAGGAAACGCGCATCGGCAGGGGAGAGTTCTCGCGTGAGTATCAGCGCCGCTTCGACTTGTGTGCGGGCGGGTGTGGTGAAACGGAGCGCCTGGCATCGCGATCGAATGGTGATCGGGAGCGCATGAGGCCGGCTCGTAGTCAAGACGAAAAGACTATGGCCAGGAGGTTCTTCCAGGGTCTTGAGGAGCGCGTTGGCCGCCCCGATGGTCAGCCGATCGGCGTCGTCGATCAGGCAGATCTTCCGTTCACCGACCAGCGGTCGATAGACGAACTGTTGTTCGATTTCGCGTACCTGCTCGATCTTGATCTGCGGCGTGGCCGACTCCGGATCGGGCTCGATGACCGAATAGTCCGGGTAAGTCCGTGCGGCGATTTGCAAGCAGGATCGGCAACGGCCACAGCTATCCAAATTATCCGCGTGAGCGGGCTGCTCGCAGTTCAAGGCTTGGGCCAATCTTACAGCGGTCATGAACTTTCCGATCCTGGCTTCGCCGTGGAACAGGTACGCATGGGCCAGTCGTTCGCTACGTATGCTTGCCTGGAGTAAGGAAATGGGTTGCTCGTGGCCTGTGATATCCGCGAAGGGCATGGCTTATCGGCGCCTTGGCTTTTGGGAACGGTGGGTTTTGAACCAGTTGCTTACTCGGGATTCTACTTCGCGCTCGACCGATTCTATGGAGAGAGAAGCATCGATCATCAGAATGCGCCGAGGTTCTTGCTTTGCTAAGGCGTGAAACCCCTTTCTCACACGCTCGTGGAATCGTTCAGCTTCTCGATCCAAGCGATTTTGGGAGGAGGTCTGGCCCCGCCGGCGCCTGAGTCCGACGGCAATAGGAACGTCGAAGAGCAAGGTAAGATGGGGGACCAGTTTCCCCGTCGCCCAACCGTTCATGGTGCGTAATACTCGAAGGTCCAACCCACGTCCGTATCCCTGATAAGCCATGGTCGAGTCTGAAAATCGGTCACAGACGACGGCCTTTCCTTGCGCTAATGCAGGCTTGATGACGTGATCTACATGTTGGCGCCTTGCCGCAAGAATGAGGCAGGCTTCAGTTTCCGGAGCGATGGTCTCCGCAGAATTTTCAAGCAGGATCGTGCGCAACCGTTCAGCAAGGATGGTGCCGCCCGGCTCCCTGGTATGTAGGACATTCAATCCTTGCGCGGTCAGCCACTGACACAGCCTCCGAGCATGCGTCGTTTTCCCACTTCCTTCACCGCCTTCCAGCGTGATGAAGATGCCTGTCGATTTTCTGGATGCCGTACCCATGAGCGTTGTTCGTATCAACCCCCGACCGGGGAGTGATCCTATGTCAGGTCAGGGTGAATAGCAAGACCGGTACCCTTCAGAAATTCGTCCGGATTGAGTGCATAACCCTTTGAAATTTACAATAAAACGCTTGCGAGGCTGGTCCGGAACTCTGTAAGATGAACTGCTCAATGTTCTCCCTTCGACTGGGTGCCGGTGATTCATGATCAAGACCGCTCTGCGACGGTATTTTTTGACGGGCCTTCTCCTTGTCACCCCCATCTGGGGCACGATTCTCGTTCTAAAAACCCTGTTCATCGCGGTAGACGGTATCCTAGGGGACGCGGTCGCGGAATTGGTGCCTGATCATTACATCCCCGGATTGGGGATTGTTACTCTGATCTTGCTCATCTTTTTGGTCGGGTTATTTGCGGCTAACTTCATCGGTCGCCAGATCGTCAGTCACTGGGAGGATTGGTTGAACCGGCTGCCCCTCGTCCGGGGGATTTATTCCACGTTGAAGTCCATGATGGATATTCTTTCATTTTCGGAGCGAGGGTCGTATCGGCGGGTCGTCTTGATTCAATTCCCGAAGAACGGCCATTATTGTTTCGCGTTCGTGACCGGCATGACGAAAGGTGAGACGACGGCATTGGGTCAGGATGCCCTGATTCATGTGTATGTGCCTACCTCACCGAATCCGACGTCGGGATACTTTCTGTTAGTGCCGGAACGGGAAGTCTCGTCCGTCGATATCAGTATCGAAGAAGCGATGAAACTGATTGTCTCGGGCGGTCTCTATACGCCGTCCGCCGCGATGGTGGCGGCCCTGAACGCGGAAACGAAGTGGAATCAGGTCAAACAGCCGGAGGCCGGTGTGCCGATCGGATAAAAAGTTTCCTGATACTCTGTTGAGAGACTCCTAAACTTCTGAGATGAAACAGTCAGCAGGCCAACACACAACACTCTCCCGCATTTCCGGCTTTGGCGTGATCGTGATGGCGGCCGGTTTGGGGAAGCGGATGAGGTCCACCCAAGCGAAAGTCCTGCATCACGTCGCAGGACGGCCGATGGTTCTCTACGCTGTCGATGTGGCGTTGCAGGTAGCGGGGCATCGGATTGCGGTGGTGGTCGGACATCAGGCCGACAGGGTTCGGCAAGTCATCGAAGAAGGCATTGCGGACAAGCCGGGAGGGAAAGCGGTCAGCATCGTCGAACAGGCCGAACAACTTGGAACCGGCCATGCCGTCATGCAGAGCCGTCCCGTGTTTTTCGTGGGTAAGGAGGCACTCCCGACCGATTACCTCATCTTGAACGGCGATACCCCGTTACTGAAAGAACAGACCGCGCGAGAACTCTTGCGTGTCCATCGCTCGCAGGGTGCGACGGTCACGATTCTGACGGCGAGACTCGATGATCCCAGTGGGTATGGACGGGTCATTCGTCGGGAGTCCGGCGCAAAAGCCGATGGAGTGATTTCGTGCGAGGTGCTCAAGATTGTCGAAGATCGAGATGCGACCGCAGCAGAGCGGGCCACCAACGAAATCAATGTGGGTACGTACGTTGTGTCCGGAGAGTTTCTCTTCGATGCGCTCGATAAACTGGAGCCTGATAATGCTCAGGGGGAATATTATCTGACCGATATTGTGCGGATGGCCGTGGCGCAAGGGCGGCATGTAGCCGCGGTGACTCTCAATGATCCCGATGAAGGATTGGGTATCAATACTCGACAACAGTTGGCGACGGCGGAGCACGTCATCAGACACCAGATCCGCGAGCGCTGGCTCGAGGCCGGAGTCACGATGCGAGATCCCGGCTCCGTGTGGATTGATGCGGGAGTCACTATCGGACAAGATACGGTGCTCTACCCACACGTGAATCTCGAAGGCAAAACGATAGTCGGTGAAGGGACGACAATCCGTTCCGGGGTCCGCGTTTCAGATTGCGTAATCGGAAACAATGTAGAGATTCTCGATCATTGCGTGCTACGCGAGTCACAAGTCGATGATGAGGCGCATCTGGGACCGTTCGCGCATTTGAGACCGGGAGCGATCGTGCGGCGGAAGGCAAGGGTTGGAAATTTCGTCGAGATGAAAAAAGCCGAGCTCGGCGAAGGATCAAAGGCGAATCACCTTGCGTATCTCGGTGACGCCCGAATCGGGAAAGGCGTCAACATAGGGGCCGGCACGATTACAGTGAATTATGATGGTGTGAACAAACACCGGACCGTGATCGAGGATCAAGTGTTTGTGGGGAGTGATTCGCAGCTGATTGCGCCGGTCACGATCGGAGAGGGAGCGGTGGTGGCGGCTGGGACAACCGTGACGCAAGACGTGCCGGCCGATTCATTGGCAATCACTCGCATCGCACAAGTGAATCGAGTGGGGTGGGCGGCTAAACGTCGAATGTTGCTGGCCGGCCGTGCATCCAGCGGACACTCAGCACGGGCAGCGGATGAGCCGACGAACCTGAAAACCAAAAACGCTTCAAATAAGCTGAAAAAGGGGCTCGCGAAGTCATCGAAACGCTGATCACGGTGAGAGCGTCGTCGTCTGCGGGTCAGTCTAGTTAGACCTGGAGCAACCGTCATGTGTGGAATCATCGGATACGTCGGCAATCAAGATGCAGTTCCGATTCTCATCGGGGGATTGGCGAAGCTGGAGTATCGCGGTTACGACTCCTCGGGAGTAGCCGTCATGCAGGGGGAAAAGATTGTTGTCAGACGGAGCGTGGGCAAACTGGTCAATCTTCAAAATGCCCTCAAAGCCAACGAACTGAGGGGGACGGTGGGAATCGGCCACACCCGTTGGGCGACCCATGGGAAACCGTCGGAACAGAATGCCCATCCACATCGGTCGAAAGGCTGCGTGTTGGTGCACAACGGAATCATTGAAAACTATCAGCAGCTAAAACAGCAGTTGGAAAAAGACGGCTACAAGTTCGAATCCGAAACCGATACGGAAGTTGTCGCGCATTTGATCGACAAATATCTTCAGAAAGAGCACAGGCTGGCCGATGCCGTGCGATTGGCGACCAAAGATGTGAAGGGTAGTTATGCATTGGCCGTGATTTCCGAGCGGGAGCCCGGTACCTTGATTGCCGCGCGTTCCGGTTGCCCGCTGGTCGTCGGGCGGACCAATCAGGCTTCTTATGTGGCGTCCGATGTCATGGCGATGCTCGCGCACACGCGGGAAGTGACCTACCTCGAAGAAGGAGATGTGGCGGTCGTCACTCAAGACCGGGTCGATCTCACCGACGTCGACGGCCATGCCGTGTCGCGAAAGCCGTCAACGATTACATGGGACGCATCGGCGGTGGAGAAGAGCGGATATCCGCATTTCATGCTGAAGGAGATTCACGAACAACCCCAGACCATTCTGGATACGATGCGCGGACGGTACTCGTATGAGACCGGTGAAGCGGATCTACCCGACATCGGGCTGACGCCGGAGGAGTTCGCCGCCGTTGAGCGCATCTGGATCGTGGCCTGCGGCACCTCCTGGCATGCGGGACAGGTGGGGAAATATTTGTTTGAAGAGATGGTCCGCACTCCGGTGCAGGTGGATATCGGCAGCGAGTTTCGGTATCGCGATCCGCTTGTCGGCAAGAAAGATTTGTTCATTACCATTTCTCAGTCCGGTGAGACGGCCGATACGCTGGCCGCCGCGCGAGAGGCCAAGGGAAAGGGCGCGCGCGTCGTCTCGATCGTGAATGTGGTCGGGAGCACCTTGGCGCGGGAATCCGATGGGGTCCTGTACACCCATTGCGGGCCGGAGATCGGCGTCGCGTCGACCAAGGCGTTCACCGCTCAGCTCACAGCCCTCTATCTTCTGGCATTGCATTTTGCGCGAGTTCGTAATGTGATGAAGATAGCGGACGGCAAAGCATGGCTCGACCGGTTGGTGCGGTTGCCCGTATTGGTGGAGAGTGTGCTGCGGAGAGAAGCTGAAATCGTGGCGATTGCCAAGCGCTATTATAAGAAGCGGAACTTTCTGTTTCTAGGACGGGGCATCAACTATCCGATTGCGCTGGAAGGGTCGTTGAAGCTGAAAGAAATCTCCTACATCCACGCCGAAGGCTATGCGGCGGGCGAGATGAAGCACGGTCCGATCGCGCTGATCGATAAGGACATGCCGGTCGTGGTCTTGGCGCCTCGGGACCGGCTCTATGACAAAACGGTCAGCAATCTCATGGAAGTCAAGGCGCGGCACGCGCCGGTGATTGCCTTCGTGGCCGAAGGCGAGCGAGAGCTCGGCAAGATCGCGGATGCCGTGTTCACGGTGCCGGACACCCATCCGCTGATTTCGCCGATTCTGTTTACGATCCCGCTGCAACTCCTTGCGTATCATATTGCGGTGCTGCGCGGCGCGGATGTGGATCAGCCGAGGAATTTGGCAAAAAGCGTGACCGTGGAATGAGGATAAGAGTGAGGCGCGAAGGCGGGTCCCCGTGCTCGCTCAACGCGCGAGCCCTAGGGAAAGGCGGCGTCTTGGCGCTGCTAGGGCGGCGAGGGTAAGAACCGTCAAGGCCCTCGTTGAATGCGCGCAGTAGGGGATCCCACCATCACGCCTCATGGATGAGAGAGAGGTATAAGAAGGTGGAGATTACGCAGCAGGATGTGGAAAAGGCGGCGCAGTTGGCACGATTGACTGTCACCCCCGCCGAGAAGGAGGCCTTTGCCAAACAGTTGAGCGAGATTCTTACGCACGTCGACAAGTTGAAGCAGTACGACACAACCGGAATCGAACCGACTACAACAGTCATGGGCCAAGTGAATGTGTTTCGGGAGGATGTCGTGCGTCCGTCCCTTGCACAGGACCAGGCGTTGGCGAATGCGCCGCAACGTGAAGCGGACGGTTTCGTCGTGCCAAAAATTCTAGAGGAGCGTTAACCGTCGAGCGTCCCGCTCATTCGTGGGGTACCGCGAATGACGAGTGACGGATGACGAATGACGAACAGATACATGTTTCGACAAATGCTTCGTTCGAAAATTCACCGCGCCACGGTAACGGGCGCGCATCTTGAGTATGAAGGCAGCTTGACCATCGATCAGGATTTGATGGAGGCCGCCGGTATCCTTCCCTATGAGGCCATCATCTGCTCGAACTTGAATAACGGCGAGCGATTCATGACCTATGCCATCAACGGAAAGCGGGGAAACGGAGATATCATCCTGAACGGACCTACTGCGCGAAAAGCGGCGGTCGGAGATCAGATCATCATCTTTTGTTACGAGTATTACGGCGACGAAGAAATCAAGAAGCACGCGCCGAAGATCGTCCGAGTGGACGAAAAGAATCACATCGTGACCGTGCGCTGACCAAATAGGGAAACAGGACAACGGGAGAAGTCGGCAATCCGGCCAGCCGATGGTTGGTCGCGTGACGGCAGCGGAGAAGCGATGTCCCTCCACAAATTGACTCTCTTCGAGCTTCACAAAAAATTCAAGGCAGGCGAAGTCACGGCGACGGAGATCGTGCGTGCCTACTCCCTTCGCATCAGCCAGGTGGAGCCGAAGATTAAGGCCTTCGTCACGCAAGCGAAAGAAACCGCGTCCGCGCAGGCAGAGGATTTAGACCGGAAACTCAAGGACTGGCGAAGGACTCAGCCGCTCACCGGAATGCCTCTTGCCGTCAAAGATAATATCTGTACGGACGGCGTTCCCACGACGTGCAGCTCTCGAATGTTGCAGAATTTTGTGCCACCGTACGATGCCACGGTCGTCGCCAAGTTGCGGGCACAGGAGTACATTTTGTTGGGCAAGACGAACCTGGATGAGTTCGCAATGGGATCGTCGACGGAAAACTCGGCATTTGGGCCCAGCCGCAATCCCTGGAATGTGCACTGCGTGCCGGGAGGGTCGAGCGGAGGGTCCGCGGCGGCGGTGGCGGCAGAGGAATGCGTGGCCGCACTTGGATCGGATACCGGAGGTTCCATCAGGCAGCCGGCGGCGTTCTGCGGCGTGGTGGGACTGAAGCCGACCTATGGACGGGTGTCTCGGTACGGCTTGGTGGCGTTTGCTTCCTCGCTGGATCAAATCGGCCCGATTACCAGAAATGTGTCCGATGCGGCGTTTCTCCTTCAAGCCATTGCTGGCCATGATCCAATGGATTCCACATCGGTCGATCGCCCGGTGCCGGATTACATGAAGGCATTGCAAAAGCGTGACCTCAAATCTCTGAGGGTGGGCGTGCCGGTGGAGTTCTTCACTGAAGGACTGGATTCCGAAGTCGAGCAGGCAGTCAGAGCTGCTATCGACGAGTTGAAGCATCTGGGAGCTGAAGTCAAGGAAATCCGGCTGCCGAGAACCGATGCTGCGGTGGCGGTCTACTATGTGATCGCGACCGCGGAAGCCAGTTCGAATCTTGCCCGGTTCGACGGGGTGAAGTTCGGTTTGCGAGCCAAAGAGACCAAAGATCTGCCCGAACTGTACATGAAGACGCGGCAGGAGGGGTTTGGGCCGGAAGTGAAGCGGCGAATCATGCTGGGGACGTATGTTCTTAGCGCCGGGTATTATGATGCGTATTATGGGAAGGCCCAAGCTGTCCGCACGCTGGTTTGCCAGGATTTCGCGGCGGCATTCAAAGAGGTCGATGTGATCGTGACCCCTGCGACTCCGACACCGGCATTCAAGTTGGGGGAAAAGAGCGAAAACCCGCTGCAAATGTACCTGTCGGACATCTTCACGATCTCGGTGAATCTCGCGGGTCTGCCGGCGATTGCCCTCCCCTGTGGGTTCAGCAAGGCGGGGCTTCCGATCGGGTTGCAGCTGATCGGGCGGGCGTTCGAGGAAGAAACAGTGCTTCGAGCCGCACACGCCTATGAGCAATCGACGCAATGGCATCTCAAAAAGCCGGTGATACGGTAAGGACCGGGCAGAGAGTGGCAAGGGAGAGGATGTACGGGATGAAAGACCAGGAGGATTGGCTGTTATGAGCATCGTTGAAATCGCGGCACTCCTCGTGGCGATCGCTTTCGTGGTACTGGTCGGGTATCTCGTGCCGGTATTGATGCAAGTTCGTAAGACGGTCGCCGAATCGGAACAGCTCCTATCGAAGATGAACGTCGAGGTGCCGGCGCTTGTTGCGGAACTACGGACCATGAGCCAGAACTTGAATGATGTGACGAATCAGGTTCGTGAAAGCACGGAACATGCGGCGGTATTGCTCCATGCTGTGGGAGAAGTCGGTGAGTCCGTGCAACAAGTCCATAACATCATTCGCGGATCGAGCGGCACACTGTTGACGAACGTGGCAAGTATGGTGGCGGGATTTAAGGCCGCCACCCAAGTCGTGCGAGAACGGATGAGACAAGAAGGAGGGACACACAATGGCGGATGATCGAGGAACATCGGCAGCGGTCCTGCTGGCTTTTTTAAGCGGTGCGGCGCTGGGCGCTGTCGCAGCGCTGTTATTGGCGCCGCAATCAGGGAGCGAATCCCGCGATCGACTGCGCGGGTACGCCCGTCGCGCGGAAACCGATCTACGCGATCTTGCCGGGCGGGCCGGAGAGGCGTTTGAGGAAGTCGTCGATCAAGGCAAAGAGTTTGTTGAAACGAAGCGGTCGGTCCTGCGTGAGGCGTTCGATGCGGGACGCGAAGCGATGAAGCGCGAGCGAGGCCGCATCCAGGAAGAGGGGCCGAACCGAGGATGAACTTTGAGACGGTCATCGGAGTGGAGGTCCACGCACAGCTCCGGACCAAATCCAAAATGTTCTGCGGGTGCAGCGCGACATTCGGGTCGTCGGCCAACAGCCAGACATGCCCGGTCTGCCTCGGTCTGCCGGGCAGCTTACCCGTCATCAACCGGACGGCGGTCGAAATGGCGGTCCGCGCGGGTCTGGCGCTGAACTGTACGATCACGGCAAACAATCAATTTGCGAGAAAAAACTACTTCTATCCGGACTTGCCGAAGGGGTATCAGATCTCTCAGTACGAATTCCCCATCTGCCAACATGGGTGGATTGAGATTGCCGCCGCCGGGGGGATCAAGCGAGTGCGCATCCGCCGAGCTCATCTCGAAGAGGATGCCGGCAAGAACACGCATGGAGCCGGCACGGGGGAAAGCCGTGTGGACTTGAATCGCGCCGGGACACCACTGCTGGAAATTGTCACGGAACCCGACATGGGGTCAGCCGACGAAGTTGTGGCGTACCTTAAAGGACTGCGGGACATCTTGATGTATCTTGAAGTCTGCGACGGCAACATGGAGGAGGGGAGCTTTCGGTGTGAGCCGAATCTGTCGCTCCGTCCGGTTGGACAGAAAGAGTTTGGGACGAAGGTCGAGCTGAAGAACATCAATTCCTTCAAGTATGTGAAGGATGCGATCGACTATGAGGTCAAGCGGCAGACTAAGGTCTTGAACGAGGGCGGAAAAATTCGCCAGGAAACCAGACTCTGGAACATCGACCGTGGTGAAACGGCCGTCATGCGCTCCAAAGAAGAAGCCCATGACTATCGCTATTTCCCGGATCCGGATCTGGTGCCGTTGAAGCTGGAACAGGAATGGATTGAGGGATTTAAGTCGTTGTTGCCGGAGTTGCCGGCTGTGCGCATGCGTCGATTTGTTGAGGCGTACGGATTGCCGGAGTACGACGCGGGCGTATTAACGGCGTCAAAGGGAATGGCCGATTATTTCGAGAGCGGTGTGAAGCAGTTCAACCACCCGAAAACCGTGAGTAACTGGGTGATGGGAGAGTTGACGAGAGAGTTGAACAACTCCGGGACGGATATCAGCGTCTCACCGGTCAGTCCTGAACGTCTAGTCGGCCTATTACAGATGGTGGACAAAGGGGCGATCAGTCTAAAGGTGGCTCGGGATATGTTCCCGGAGCTCTATAGCAGCGGAAAAGCGCCTGAGCAGATTGTTCAAGAAAAGGGTCTGACGCAGGTCTCTGATGAAAGCGTATTGGAGAAGATAATCGATGAGGTGCTGAGCAAGAATCCGACCCAGGTTGCACAGTTCAAGGAAGGCAAACAGCAAGTATTAGGTTTCCTCGTCGGGCAGGTCATGAAGGCCAGCGGGGGAAAAGCGAATCCAGGGAAGGTGAATGAGTTGTTGAAAAAGAAGTTGGGATGATACGGGATTGGGAATGACCAGGTAGACTCCGATGCTCGCGCAAGGCGCACGCTGGAGTGTATCGAAGTCTTAGAATTGTGGGCGGTGCTCCTTGCATGCGCGCAGTGGCAGCCCACCGGGTCATTCCCTAACTGCTAGTGTTGAAGAAACTCAAGAATAGAACAATCGCTTTGGAATAGGAAGGTGGAGGAGCATGAGCGCGATTAGAGAAATCAAGGGCAGACAGATCATCGATTCGC is a genomic window containing:
- the gatC gene encoding Asp-tRNA(Asn)/Glu-tRNA(Gln) amidotransferase subunit GatC, with translation MEITQQDVEKAAQLARLTVTPAEKEAFAKQLSEILTHVDKLKQYDTTGIEPTTTVMGQVNVFREDVVRPSLAQDQALANAPQREADGFVVPKILEER
- a CDS encoding aspartate 1-decarboxylase, with amino-acid sequence MFRQMLRSKIHRATVTGAHLEYEGSLTIDQDLMEAAGILPYEAIICSNLNNGERFMTYAINGKRGNGDIILNGPTARKAAVGDQIIIFCYEYYGDEEIKKHAPKIVRVDEKNHIVTVR
- the gatA gene encoding Asp-tRNA(Asn)/Glu-tRNA(Gln) amidotransferase subunit GatA, coding for MSLHKLTLFELHKKFKAGEVTATEIVRAYSLRISQVEPKIKAFVTQAKETASAQAEDLDRKLKDWRRTQPLTGMPLAVKDNICTDGVPTTCSSRMLQNFVPPYDATVVAKLRAQEYILLGKTNLDEFAMGSSTENSAFGPSRNPWNVHCVPGGSSGGSAAAVAAEECVAALGSDTGGSIRQPAAFCGVVGLKPTYGRVSRYGLVAFASSLDQIGPITRNVSDAAFLLQAIAGHDPMDSTSVDRPVPDYMKALQKRDLKSLRVGVPVEFFTEGLDSEVEQAVRAAIDELKHLGAEVKEIRLPRTDAAVAVYYVIATAEASSNLARFDGVKFGLRAKETKDLPELYMKTRQEGFGPEVKRRIMLGTYVLSAGYYDAYYGKAQAVRTLVCQDFAAAFKEVDVIVTPATPTPAFKLGEKSENPLQMYLSDIFTISVNLAGLPAIALPCGFSKAGLPIGLQLIGRAFEEETVLRAAHAYEQSTQWHLKKPVIR
- the glmS gene encoding glutamine--fructose-6-phosphate transaminase (isomerizing); this translates as MCGIIGYVGNQDAVPILIGGLAKLEYRGYDSSGVAVMQGEKIVVRRSVGKLVNLQNALKANELRGTVGIGHTRWATHGKPSEQNAHPHRSKGCVLVHNGIIENYQQLKQQLEKDGYKFESETDTEVVAHLIDKYLQKEHRLADAVRLATKDVKGSYALAVISEREPGTLIAARSGCPLVVGRTNQASYVASDVMAMLAHTREVTYLEEGDVAVVTQDRVDLTDVDGHAVSRKPSTITWDASAVEKSGYPHFMLKEIHEQPQTILDTMRGRYSYETGEADLPDIGLTPEEFAAVERIWIVACGTSWHAGQVGKYLFEEMVRTPVQVDIGSEFRYRDPLVGKKDLFITISQSGETADTLAAAREAKGKGARVVSIVNVVGSTLARESDGVLYTHCGPEIGVASTKAFTAQLTALYLLALHFARVRNVMKIADGKAWLDRLVRLPVLVESVLRREAEIVAIAKRYYKKRNFLFLGRGINYPIALEGSLKLKEISYIHAEGYAAGEMKHGPIALIDKDMPVVVLAPRDRLYDKTVSNLMEVKARHAPVIAFVAEGERELGKIADAVFTVPDTHPLISPILFTIPLQLLAYHIAVLRGADVDQPRNLAKSVTVE
- a CDS encoding DUF948 domain-containing protein, which codes for MSIVEIAALLVAIAFVVLVGYLVPVLMQVRKTVAESEQLLSKMNVEVPALVAELRTMSQNLNDVTNQVRESTEHAAVLLHAVGEVGESVQQVHNIIRGSSGTLLTNVASMVAGFKAATQVVRERMRQEGGTHNGG
- a CDS encoding YtxH domain-containing protein, producing MADDRGTSAAVLLAFLSGAALGAVAALLLAPQSGSESRDRLRGYARRAETDLRDLAGRAGEAFEEVVDQGKEFVETKRSVLREAFDAGREAMKRERGRIQEEGPNRG